From the genome of Thermaerobacter marianensis DSM 12885:
GCCGCCGCAGGTCGGCGGCGTGCACCAGGCGCGGCCCGATGCGGATCAGCACGGCCCGCCCCGACGGCCCCCGCCGGGCGATGTCCACCGCGCGCACCTCGACGGGCGACACTCCCGCGACGCCGGCCAGCTCGCTCGACGTCAGCGCCACGGACCACCGCCGGATGAAGTCGGGCGCCGCCCGGTCGCAAGGGGAGGGGACCGGCCGCAGGTAGGGGGCGGGGCGGTCGTCGCCGGGGAACGATTCCCGCAGCCCCGCCGTCCGCTCCGCCGCACAGGCGCTAAACAGGGCGACGATGGGCTTGCCGCCGTACACCAGGATCTCGCCCCGGGTGGCCTCGACGGCCGCCCGGACCGCAGGCGGCACCACGGGACGGAACGCCTGGGCCTCCGCCGGGTCGGTGGAGGTGTCGGTGCCGTAGAGCCGGCGGGGCGTGGACGCTTCGCCGGCCATCAGCAAGGAGACGGTATAGGTGCGGGCCGCCACCGCCTGGGCGCGCAGGGCGTCGGGACGCCAGCCGGGCAACGTCTCCCCCGCCACCACGTGGGCCACGTACGTTTCCATGCCCATGCCCCGGGGCGCCCCAGCGGCGTGATCGAACACGGTGATCTGCGGTTCCCGGGCGAAGCGGCGGGCCAGAGCGGGGTCGAGGGGCGCCGCGCCGCCGTCCTCGCCGGCCGGTTCCGGGCCGCCGGCTCGGCCCGGGCCGCCCGGGCACGCCTCGCCGGGGCCCGTCCCGCCGGGACCGGTGCCCGGCGGCCTGGCCGCGGGGAGTCCCGCCAGCGGACCCGTGGCCAGCACGGCGTAGATCAGCACCAGCGCCACGCCGGCCCAGATGGCCGCAGCCCCGGCGGGCAGGGCGCCGCCGGCCCCGCGGCCCCCGGGGCCGGGCCGGGCTTGGTGGTGGTCGGTCATGCGTCATCCCCCGGCCTTAACCTGGGGCGACGCGAGGTCCGTCATACCGCCGGCCCCGGCTCACCCGGCGCCGGGTCCGCCGGCGCCGGGCAGGAAGGCTTTGCCGTGCGGTGCCGGCGGCAGGATCGTGGGGCGGGCCGGCGGGCGGTCGGGCCGGATGGCCAGGGCTTCGACCAGGGCGTCCGCCACCCAGCGGGCGGTCCGCAGGGATTCGGCCAGGGTG
Proteins encoded in this window:
- a CDS encoding SpoIID/LytB domain-containing protein, with translation MTDHHQARPGPGGRGAGGALPAGAAAIWAGVALVLIYAVLATGPLAGLPAARPPGTGPGGTGPGEACPGGPGRAGGPEPAGEDGGAAPLDPALARRFAREPQITVFDHAAGAPRGMGMETYVAHVVAGETLPGWRPDALRAQAVAARTYTVSLLMAGEASTPRRLYGTDTSTDPAEAQAFRPVVPPAVRAAVEATRGEILVYGGKPIVALFSACAAERTAGLRESFPGDDRPAPYLRPVPSPCDRAAPDFIRRWSVALTSSELAGVAGVSPVEVRAVDIARRGPSGRAVLIRIGPRLVHAADLRRQIGPDRLKSTFVTEIEARQGGVWIFRGRGWGHGVGLDQWGAEAMARDGRSYRDILAHYYPGTALVQLYR